One genomic segment of Vespa crabro chromosome 3, iyVesCrab1.2, whole genome shotgun sequence includes these proteins:
- the LOC124422654 gene encoding sodium- and chloride-dependent GABA transporter 2-like: protein MAEKMYYWDGEKNQSDSDQTFIEFKAKSGPTAGKMKKEESHAVSKTSSAATQGRSTDFVSREEDAERGGWDNKLDFLFSCISVSVGLGNVWRFPYLCYKNGGGAFLITYGIAMLFCGIPIFFQEVAIGQYLGAGGMTLVSQLCPLLQGVGYATMTIVFFLDIYYCIIIAWTLFYLISTFINLPGVPWSSCGHWWNTKNCFDASVESKISQDDKNDTMNMTYHHTTPVEEFYERRVLGVTSGIENIGGIQWELLGCLIIGWLLVYFIIRRGLHQSGKIIWFSALFPYVVLFILLGRAVTLEGSYDGLLYYVTPRWKELLSPGPWIDGTTQIFFAYSIGTGALPALGSYNRFHHNCYRDALITCVVNTLTCLLAGCLTFSILGHIALEQGTEVSEVVKSGPGLVFLTYPEVVLKLPGAPIWAIIFFVMLLILGIDSEFCIVDSFITGIIDNWPDLRPHRSKFTIVICILMFCLGLPMVTNGGVYIFQLMDFYSASGMSILWVCFFQTIAISWFFGAQKFCDCVHQMMGIRLNKFWYISWIFFAPVIMAFIFIFQCVLYKPLKYGNDYEYPIWAEIVGFCLSISSMIWIPLYAIYYVFVTPGSIKENISKGLKPNIMSHPKLPKGEKSTVIPMSESSAGLITKNSSFLSQT from the exons ATGGcagaaaaaatgtattattggGACGGGGAGAAGAATCAAAGTGATTCTGATCAGACTTTCATAGAATTTAAAGCAAAATCTGGGCCAACGGcaggaaagatgaaaaaagaggaatCGCATGCTGTTTCGAAAACTTCATCGGCCGCTACACAAGGAAGATCAACGGATTTTGTGAGTCGCGAAGAAGATGCAGAGCGCGGAGGTTGGGACAATAAATTAGACTTTCTCTTCTCATGCATCAGCGTTTCCGTCGGCCTAGGAAACGTCTGGAGGTTTCCTTACCTTTGCTACAAGAACGGCGGTG GTGCATTTCTTATCACTTACGGTATCGCTATGCTATTCTGTGGGAttccaatattttttcaagaagTCGCCATTGGACAGTATCTTGGAGCTGGTGGAATGACTCTTGTTAGTCAACTGTGTCCCTTGTTACAAG GTGTAGGATATGCCACGATgactattgttttttttcttgacaTATATTACTGCATAATTATTGCCTGGactctcttttatcttataaGCACCTTCATTAATTTACCTGGTGTCCCTTGGAGTAGTTGtg gACATTGGTGGAATACAAAGAATTGTTTTGATGCGTCGGTAGAAAGTAAGATCAGTCAAGATGACAAAAATGATACCATGAACATGACTTATCATCACACCACACCTGTAGAAGAATTTTACGA ACGACGAGTACTTGGAGTTACATCCGGTATCGAAAACATCGGTGGAATCCAATGGGAACTCCTGGGTTGTTTGATAATCGGCTGGCTACTCGTTTACTTTATCATCCGACGTGGCCTCCATCAAAGCGGTAAGATCATCTGGTTTTCAGCCTTGTTCCCGTACGTGGtgcttttcattcttttgGGAAGAGCGGTGACCTTGGAGGGATCCTACGATGGTTTACTGTATTACGTGACGCCAAGATGGAAAGAATTGTTAAGTCCCGGACCGTGGATCGACGGGACTACACAAATTTTCTTCGCTTACAGTATTGGAACTGGCGCCTTACCTGCCTTGGGATCTTACAATAGATTTCATCACAATTGTTATAG AGATGCACTAATTACTTGCGTAGTCAACACCCTAACTTGTCTTCTGGCCGGGTGTCTGACATTTTCGATATTGGGTCACATCGCTTTGGAACAAGGTACTGAGGTGTCTGAGGTCGTCAAGAGCGGACCTGGCCTTGTGTTTCTCACGTATCCTGAGGTCGTTCTAAAGCTTCCTGGCGCTCCGATTTGGGCTATTATATTCTTCGTCATGCTTCTC ATTCTTGGAATCGATAGTGAATTTTGCATCGTCGATTCGTTCATCACCGGTATCATCGATAATTGGCCGGATCTTCGCCCTCACCGAAGCAAATTCACCATCGTCATTTGTATCCTGATGTTTTGCTTAGGACTTCCTATGGTGACAAAT GGTGgcgtttatatatttcaattaatggATTTCTATTCGGCAAGTGGAATGTCCATTTTATGGGTATGCTTTTTCCAAACGATAGCTATATCGTGGTTTTTCGGAGCACAAAAGTTTTGTGACTGTGTTCACCAGATGATGGGAATACGATTGAATAAATTTTGGTACATCTCTTGGATCTTCTTTGCGCCCGTGATTATGGCA tttATCTTCATATTTCAATGCGTCCTATATAAACCATTGAAATATGGGAACGATTATGAGTATCCAATATGGGCGGAAATCGTTGGTTTTTGCTTAAGTATTTCATCGATGATTTGGATACCCCTTTATGCGATTTATTACGTCTTTGTAACACCGGGATCGATTAAAGAG AACATTTCGAAGGGACTGAAACCCAACATAATGTCTCATCCGAAATTAcctaaaggagaaaaatctACGGTAATACCGATGTCAGAAAGCAGTGCTGGTTTGATAACGAAGAACAGTAGTTTTTTAAGTCAAACATGA
- the LOC124422658 gene encoding uncharacterized protein LOC124422658 has protein sequence MQETEYRDIVYPWWQRVWSLYYPSPTQSPVLSAGFISWTISMSLSVSALACAISTSRVRAFLDDFSIVLQDLFIAIKHYIEYLTKKIREIALSWDSDKSSCDGADGSDLSSLCEDYGSEISNDIKQTKRQQVHPICYGTNWTPKPNFLNFGKETQRKASMKSVHTVTGVAETQRAEKFSPRRHKRGCHTAIPSNSSDKSSGC, from the exons ATGCAGGAAACTGAATATCGTGACATAGTTTATCCTTGGTGGCAACGAGTTTGGTCCTTGTATTATCCGTCCCCAACGCAATCACCAGTTCTCTCGGCCGGCTTCATTAGTTGGACCATTTCAATGTCACTTTCAGTCTCGGCGTTAGCCTGTGCAATATCTACGAGTCGTGTCAGAGCCTTCCTCGACGATTTTTCAATCGTTCTACAGGATTTATTTATCGCGATTAAACATTATATCGAATATCTCACGAAGAA AATACGTGAAATTGCCTTGTCCTGGGATAGTGACAAGTCTTCTTGCGATGGTGCGGATGGAAGCGATCTCAGTTCTCTCTGCGAAGACTATGGATCGGAGATCTCAAATGATATTAAACAAACGAAACGTCAGCAGGTGCATCCAATCTGTTATGGAACTAACTGGACGCCTAAGCCGAATTTCTTGAATTTTGGTAAAGAGACGCAGAGGAAAGCATCGATGAAGTCGGTGCATACTGTAACGGGTGTCGCGGAAACACAACGAGCAGAGAAATTTTCACCCAGACGTCATAAACGTGGCTGTCACACAGCTATACCTAGCAATTCGAGTGACAAATCGAGCGGATGTTAA